One Catenulispora sp. GP43 genomic window, TACCGCGCGATGGTGTCCGCCGTGGACGCGGTCGACATTTGTCTGCCGCACCACCTGCACGCGGACGCCGCGATCGCCGCGGCGAAGGCGGGCAAGCACATCCTGTGCGAGAAGCCGCTGTGTATGACCCCTGACGAAGCCGCGCAGGTCCGCCAGGCGGTGCGGGAAGCGGGCGTCACCCTCATGTGCGCGCACAACCAGCTGTTCCTGCCGGCGGTCGCCGCGGCCAAGGCCGTGCTGACCGCCGGCGAACTCGGCGACGTCTACGAGGTCCGCACGAACGACGCCTTCCGCACCACCTTGACCGCCGAGTCGGCGGGCTGGCGCGGCAGCGCCGCGACCAGCGGCGGCGGGGAGCTGATAGACACCGGCTACCACCCCTCCTATCTGCTCCTGCACCTCGCCGGCGGCCGGCCCGCCCAGGTCACGGCGATGCTGGCGAACCACCGCCTGGACTTCCTGGACGCCGAGGACTCCGCACAGGTCCTGGTGCGCTTCGACAACGGCGTCGTCGGCAACATCGCGACCAGCTGGGCCTACCAGCCCCCGGCGGACACCGAGCGGTTCGCGGTCTTCGGCTCGAACGGCTCGCTGCGCGGCGGCGGCGAGTGGCTGCACCTGGAGACGGTGGACGGCGGCTCGCGCTCCGAGCGCTTCCCCGCCGTGGACACGTTCGCCGCGGAGATCGCGCACTTCGTGCACTGCGTCACCACCGGCGAACGCCCGCCGCACACCGAGGTCGAGGGATCGGTGGTGCTGGACCTGATCATGGCGGCCTACCGGTCGGCCGAAGCCGGTGCCGTCGTGGCGGTGTGAGCGCCGCGGCCGACCGGGTGCGGTCCGGGGCTAGACCGGCAGCTCACGCAACCGGCTCACCGGCGAGAGCACCAGGGCCACGATGACCGCCCCGGAGAACACGGCCGCGGCTATCAGGGCGTTACGGTCGCCGATCGCCCCGGACAGCAGCCCGGCGGTCAGCCCGCCCAGCGCGCCGCCGCCGAACAGCAACATGCGGAAGCACGCGGTCATCCGGCTCAGCAGCGCCTGCGGCGTCGCGGCCTGGCGCAGGCTGACGATCACCACGTTCGCGATCCCCAGACCCAGATAGGTGGTGAAGAAGGACGCCGTCACCAGCGCCGCCACGGCCGGCTTCGGCCCGCCGGCCACCGCGATCAGCGCGGGTCCCGCGAGCAGCGCGCTCTGCGCCCAGAAGTACACCCGGCCCAGCCGGAAGCGCGCGATCACCTTGCGGGAGGCCACCGCCCCGATCAGGCCGCCCACCGAGGCGGTCGCGAAGATCGCGCCGAGCGCGGAGGCCGCCAGGTGCAGGTCCTGGGTCCCGTAGAGCAGGAACATCGTCCAGACCGTGATCATCGAGAAGTTGCAGCAGAAGCCGACGACCGCCAGCCACCGCAGGATCCGCGTGCCGAACACCCACGCCAGGCCCTCGCGGATCTCGCGGGGCAGGTTCCGCCGGGCCGCGGGCGCCGGGCGCGGCTCGCGCTTGCGGACCGCCAGCAGCGAGGTGACCGACACGGCGTAGGAGCAGGCGTCGACGATCAGCGCCGTCGGCGCGCTCAGCACCGAGACCAGCAGGCCGGCCAGGCCGGGCCCGGCGACGTCGGAGGCCGACGAGCTCATCCCCATCTTGGCGCTGACCTCGACGTAGCGGCGCTCGTCGCCGTCCACGAGGGTCGGGGCGTAGGGCATCCAGCTCACGTCGAACAGCACCGAGGCGACGCCGACCGCGCAGGCGATGACCAGCAGCACCGGCATGGACAGCGCGTGCGCCGCGGCCAGCACCGGGACCAGGCCGACCAGCACCATCCGGACCAGGTTCGTCGCGATCATCACGTGCCGGCGCCGGACGCGGTCCGCCCACGCCCCGAAGACCAGCGCGAGGCCGATGTAGGGCGCGAGCTGCAGGAAGCGCAGGACGCCGACGTCGGCGTCGGAGGCGTGGAACGTCGAGATCGCGGTCAGCGGCAGCGCCAGGTTCGACACCTGCGTGCCCAGCAGCGACACCGTCTCGCCGAACCAGAACTTGAGGAAGTCCGGGTGGTGCCACAGGCTGCGGTCGGCGGACACCGGGCCGGAATCGGGCGCCTGCGCGGCGGACACCGCCGTCGGGGCGGTCACCGGACCACCCTGCGCGCGGCAGAGGTGGCCGAGGCGGCGGCGGCACCGGTGGCGGCGAGTTCGGCGACGGCCACCGCTACGGCCGCGACCTCCTCCTCGGTGTTGTAGTAGTGCGGCGACAGGCGCAGACACCAGTCGACGTCCTTGTCGCCGAAGTCGTAGACCGCGAACTCCCGGAAACTGAGCGCCGAGTTGATGCCGCGGGCGTCCATCGCCGCCTTGAACGGCTGCGGCTTCCAGCCCTCGATGGTGAAGGTGACGAGGGCGCCGAGGGCCGCCCCGTGTTCCAGGACCCGGACGCCCCTGATCGTGTGCAGCATGGAGCGCAGCTCAGCGGCCAGCGCCAGAGCCCGTGTACTGCCGGCCTCCACGCCGACCGCCGTGGCGTAGCGGGCGGCGGCCGCGCAGCCCAGGAGCGTGGCGTACGGGAACTCCCAGTCCTCGAAGCGCTTCGCCGTCTCAACAGGCTGATAGCGGTCCGGAGCCACCCAGCGGGAGCCGTACATGTCGATGAACAACGGCTCGTACCCGGCGTCCAGAACCCGATCGGACACGTACAGGAAGCCCGAGCCCCGGGGCCCGCGCAGGTACTTGCGGCAGGTGGCGGTGAGCAGGTCGCAGCCGATCGCCTCGACGTCGACCGGGATCTGGCCCGCCGACTGGCAGGCGTCCACCAGGTAGAGCAGGTCCAGCTCGCGGCAGTGCCGGCCGATCTCGGCGACCGGCTGGACCAGCCCGGAGTTGGTGGGGATGTGGGTGGCCGCGACGAGCCGCGGCCGGTGTTCGCGCATGAGATCGGCCATCGCCGCGACGTCCACGCCGCCCTCGCGCGTGTCCGGGGCGTGCACGACCCGCACGCCGAACCGCTTGCGCAGCGACAGGAAGGCGATCTGGTTGGAGATGAAGTCGTTGCGGGTGGTCAGGATGACGTCGTCGGGTTCGAAGGGGATCGCCGACAGGCCGGTGGCGAAGGCGTGGGTCGCACTGCTCGCGAACGCGATGTTCTGCGGCGCGGCGTTGATGACCGCACCGGTCGCGGTATAGAAGCCGGCCACTGCCTCGGCCTGGCGGGCCGCCGCCTCGTAGCCGCCGATCCGGGCCTCGAGGTCGAGGTGCTCGACCATCTCCCGCAGCACCGGGGCCGGGATCAGGCCGCAGCCGGCGTTGTTGAAGTGGATGACCTCGGCGCAGCCGGGCGTCTCGGCGCGCAGGGCGGCGACGTTCAGTAGCGCTTCGGCGGTAGCGAGTGTAGCGCTATCATCGTTATACATGAATGACGATAGCACCACGGTCGCGCTGGCCGACAGTCTCCGCCGGCTCGCGGACCGGCTGTCTCCCGGCGACCGCCTGCCGAGCAGCCGCGACCTGATCGCGGAACACCAGGTGAGCCCGGTGACCGTGGCCCGCGCGATCGCCCGGCTCGTGGCGGAGGGGGTGGTCGTGACCCGCACCGGGAGCGGGACGTTCGTCGCGCCCCGTGCCCGGCAGGGAAGTGCTATCGCCGACACCGCTTGGCAGACCGTCGCGCTGGCCGACCGTTTCGTCGGCGGCGACCAGATCACCGCCGCCCTGGGGCCGGCCCCCGAGGGCACGATCCTGCTCGACGGCGGCTACCTGCACCGCTCGCTCCAGCCGACCGGCCTGCTGGGCTCGGCCCTGGCCCGCGCCGCGCGCCGCATCGACGTTTGGGACCGCGCGCCGGTCGCCGGGCTGGAAGCACTGCGCGCGATGTTCGCACGCTCGGTCGGCAGCGGGGTGGGCGCGCAGGACGTGCTGATCACCTCCGGCGGTCAGAGCGCGCTGTCCTTGGCGTTCCGCGCGCTCGCGGCCCCGGGCGGCCCGATCCTGATGGAGTCGCCGACCTACCCGGTGGCCGTCGAGGCCGCCCGCGCCGCCGGACTGCGCCCCGTCCCGGTCCCCATGGACGACGACGGGATCCGGCCGGACCTGCTGGCCGAGGCGTTCGCGATGACCGGCGCGCGGGTGCTGTACTGCCAGCCGACCTTCCACAACCCGACCGGCACGGTCCTGACCCCCGAGCGCCGCCGCCAGGTCGTCGCCATCGCCCGGGCCTCCGGCGCGTTCCTGGTCGAGGACGACTTCGCCCGGCTGCTCGGCCACGGCGGGCCGGTGCCGCCGCCGCTGGCCCGGGACGACCGCGACGGGACGGTCGTGTCCCTGACCTCGCTGACGAAGCCGGCCGCGCCGAGCCTGCGGGTCGGAGCGCTGGTGGCCCGCGGCCCGGTGATGGAGCGGCTGCGCGCGCTGCGCCGGCTGGACGACTTCTTCGTGGCGCGCCCGATGCAGGAGGCCGCGCTGGAGATCCTGGGCTCGCCAGCCTGGGACCGGCACCTCAGGACCCTGAGTACCGCGTTGCGCGAGCGCTGCGCGCTGGCCGCCGCGGCCGTGGCGATCGCGCGCCCGGACTGGACCGTGACCCGGGTGCCGGCCGGCGGGCTGCACCTGTGGATCCGCCTCGCGCCCGGCGAGGACGACCTGGCCGTGGTGCGGGGCGCGCGCGACCGGGGCGTCGCGGTGAGCCCCGGACGCGGCTACTTCGCGGCCGAGGCGCCGGCGGCCTACGTCCGGGTCGGCTTCGCCGCCGCCGCGCACCACGCGGAGTTGAGTGAGGGGATCCGGCGGTTGACGGCGTCGGACTGAAGCCCTACTCGGCGAAGGCGTCGAGCTCCACGGCCAGATCGTCGCCGGTGAGTCCGCGCTGTAGATCGCTGAGACGCTTGGCCATCCGCGGCAGGAGCTGGGTCTGGTTCCCGAGCGCGACACTCGCGTAGCCGTGCTCCGGCGCCAGCAGGACGGCGGACCGGTACCCGTTCAGCCGGCCGTTGAGATACATCTGGCCGGAGGGCCCGAGCGCCCAGGCCAGGCCGTAGGTCATCCGGTCCTCGGCACGGGTCCGGGGCCGGCGGATCTCGTCCAGGAGCGCCGGATCGTCGAGCAGGTGCTCGGCGAAGGAGAGGTAGTCGTCCGCGCAGGACCAGAGGCCGCCGCTGGGGCGCCGTCCGCGCGGGTAGTCCTCGACCGGGAGCGGGGTCTGGTCGTCCCAGCCGGTGATCAGTGCATATTCGCCCCGAAGACCCGTCGCCGGAGTGGCGAATCCGGTGTGGGCCAGGCCCCAGGGAGCGAGCAGCATGGTGTCGAGGGCTTGCTCGTAGGCGCTCCCGGTGACGGCCGCGAGGAGGCAGCCGACCAGGAAGTAGTTGCCGTTGTAGTACGACCAGCTCTCGCCGGGCTCCCGGTCGTTGCCCGCCCGGACCACCAGCCGGGCCGCTTCCGTGAGGACATCAGGGCCTTGTCCGAGCGCGGCGACGGTCGCTCCGTCCACCGATTCGCAAAGCCCAGACACCTGGGCGAGCAACTGCTCGACGGTGATCGCGGCATCGGCCCGCCAGTCCGCGGCCAGAGCCGGCAGCAGTTCGATCGCCGGTGTCGTGAGCGGGATCCCGTGCTGTGCGAAGGCCCGCACCGTCGCCGCAGCGGTCAGCGGCTTCGTGAGCGAGGCGATGCGGAAGACCGAGGAGCCGTCGGCGTCGAGCGGGCCGTCGGTCTCGACCGTGCGCAGTCCCTCCCGCGAGACCCCGACGACCACACCCGCAGCTGCTGCACTCATCCCGCGCCTCCGCCGATCCCACTTCCAGCGATCTTCCGTTGCCAGCCAGTCGATCACTGTACGGCGCAAAGGGAACTGCCGGGATCCCCGAAGGAATCCCGGCAGTTTCGGTACTGCGTATCCGTGCTCCGTCCTAGAACGAAGCGAGGTACCGGCCGTTCGGGCTGCCCACGCCGGTGGCGTTGTCGTAGCCCTTGGTCGCGTGCAGGTCGACGCCGTCGCCGAACAGGCGCAGCGAGGGCGCGGTCGGCGCGCCGCGGACCACCGCCAGCGGTGTGTTCGTGCGCGGGTGGTCGGTCACGTCGGTGAACAGACCGAAGGTCGCGCGCAGGTAGATCTCCGGGTTCGCGAAGCCGATCGGGCCGCCCTGCGCCTGCTGCGCGTCGGCCTGGATGCCGACGAAGGTCGGGGCCGCCAGGCTGGTGCCGCCGATGCGGGACTCGGCGTAGCCGGTGGAGCCGTCGGGCAGCTGCTGGGTGTAGCCCTGCAGGAAGCCGGTACTCGGGTCGCCGTAGGCCGCGACGTCCGGGACGACGCGCTTCGGCGAGGTGGCCGTGCCGTTCAGGAGCGTGCCGGACAGCGAGGACGGGACCGTCCAGCTCTGGTACCAGGGCTGCGCGAACACGTCGCTGGTGCCGCCGCCACCGCCGTAGAGGTAGGACGGGGTGGTCCACGCCGAGTTGCCGGTGGCCGGCGCCGAGCTCGAGGTCTGCCACGAGGTCTGGAACTGCACCTTGTTGTCCGCGCCGATGGCGATGCTGGTGCCGCCGACCGAGGTCACCCACGGCGAGGAGGTCGGGTACTCGGCCTGCGACCGCGAGGAGCCGGCGTCGGCCCCGCACCCGCTGGCCGGGTTGTCGTCGCTGCAGTCACCGGCCGAGAAGTAGAAGCCGATGCCCTCCGCGGCGCCCTTCTGGAAGGTCTGCTCGTAGGCCTGGATCAGGGACGGGTCCATGTCGACCGGGTTGCCCGAGGGGTCCAGGGAGTGGATCACCTCGCCCCAGGAGTTGGAGACCATGTCCGCCAGGTGGTGGTCGACGACCAGCTGCAGCGAGTCCAGCAGACCGCCGTTGGCCGCGACGCCGCCCCCGGCGGTGTCGAAGCAGGAGTTCGCGCCGATGTAGAGCACGTTGGCGTCCGGCGCCATGCCGTGCACCGACTCGACGTCCAGCGCCTCCTCGCCGGCCCAGCCGGCCGGGCCGCCGCACGCGTCCTGGTCGGTCCACTGGCCCGGGGTGACGATCTCCGAGTACTGCCCCGGCCGGAACGGCTTGTCGCCGTGCCGCGTCGCGTACTCGTTCGCGTCGGCCTTCATGCTGGGCAGGCCGTACGCGTCCAGCACCGCGACGGTGACGCCCTTGCCGGTCAGACCGCTGCCGGTCACGCCGTAGGCGCCGCGCACCTGCTTGGGCGTGTAGCCGCAGACCGCCCACGGCACGGACTGGCCGTTCAGCGAGGGCAGGCCGGTCGCGAGCTTCTGCCCGCTGTAGTCCGAGCAGGGATAGGTGCCCAGGTAGGGGACGCCACCGGAGCCGGTGGTCGCGGTCTTCTTGTCGGCCGCGTCGGAGCCGCCGGAGCCATCGGTGTTGTTCGGCTTGTTGGCCGTCCGGTCCTGCGCCAGCCCGGTGATGCCGATGATCGCCGACCGCACCCCGGCCGGCACGCTGACGTCGCGCGACGGGGCCCGCAGCGAGCCGTCGGAGGTGGCGTACTCATGGAAGGAGGTGTTCAGGGCGGCCGCCACAGCAGCGGCACTGCCCTGCACGGCTATGTAGTCCTCGGTCTGCCCGGTCACCGTCAGCCCGGCACCACCGAGCCACGCCTTGACCGCGGCCACCTGCGCCGCACTGGCCCCGAACCGCGCCTGCACCTGCGCCGGCGTCAAGAAGTGCCGATAGGCGGCACTCTTGGGATCGGTCACCGACCGCGCATAAGCGGCCAGCCCCTGCGGATCCTGCCCGGCGAGGTACACACGCACAGCCACCGGAGCCGCAGCCGGAGCCGCCCCCCGATCAGCACTCGCCGAAGCCCACGCCGGCTTCGACCCGGAGATCACATCGGCACTGGCGGCATGCGCAGCCCCCGCGCCCACCAGGAACATCGAACCGGCGGCCAGCGTCCCGGCCACGGACATCGCACCGGCGACCCGCCGGCCCCTGCGCGAACGGTTGAGGCGAGAGGTCGCATTTGTGGGTTTTGCCACGTTGAGCTTCCTTCGTAGAACCGGCACCCGCGTGTGCCTACGGTGGCGGCCCCCACGGCGTGCGCAGCGGCGGGATCATGCGGCTGCGTGGGTGATTCTGACGATGAACAAGGGGTTGCGACAGGGGGCACCGGATCACGGAATGGCAAATAACGGGAGGGCGAACTTCGCGAAGCGTGACAGGGTGTCTAAAAACACTGAGAGCCCAGGTACCGGAATCCGGTCTACCTGGGCTCTCCTCGAGTGAGCGGGCGACGAGAATCGAACTCGCGCTCTGAGCTTGGGAAGCTCATGTTCTACCATTAAACTACGCCCGCACAGGCACCCACCGGCGGGATCCGCCCGGCGGGCCGCCGTATGAGCGCCAACTGTACCTGATCGCTCGGGATCGCGTCACGGAGGTTGGGCGGGAGGCCGCGGGGCGGGGCGTGTTCGCGGCACGGTAGCGTTGGGTGCGTGTTGCTCTCAGATAAGGACATTCGGGCGGAAATCGATGCTCAGCGGGTCGTTCTAGACCCGTTCGAGCCCGCGATGGTGCAGCCCTCCAGTGTGGATGTGCGGCTGGATCGCTTCTTCCGGGTGTTCGAGAACCACCGGTATCCGTTCATCGATCCGGCGCAGGAGCAGCCTGAGCTGACGCGGTTGGTGGAGCCGGATGGGGATGAGCCGTTCATCCTGCACCCCGGGGAGTTCGTGTTGGCCTCGACGTATGAGGTCGTGACGCTTCCGCAGGATCTCGCCGCGCGGCTTGAGGGGAAGTCGAGTCTGGGGCGGTTGGGGCTGCTGACGCATTCCACCGCCGGGTTCATCGACCCCGGGTTCTCCGGGCACGTCACGTTGGAGCTCTCCAATGTCGCGACGCTGCCGATCAAGCTGTGGCCCGGTATGAAGATCGGGCAGTTGTGCTTCTTCAAGCTGTCGTCGGCCGCCGACAATCCGTACGGGTCGGCCGTGAACCAGTCGCGGTACCAGAATCAGCGGGGGCCGACGCCGTCGCGGAGCTACATGAACTTCCATCGGACGGACATCGCCAAGGCCGACAAGCTCGCCGAGGCTGACGGCGGGGACTTCGCCGACTGATACGGCTACAGCGCCGACCGCTGCCGACCGCTGCCGACCGCCGCCCGGCGCGCCGACCGAGTGAATCTGCGCCCGGACGCGAATACCGGAGCCCGCCTGCTGACACAGTGACGATGTGGTCGCCCTGTCAGCTCGTTGGCCTTTCGCCCGCCCGGCGGACCAGGCCGTCCCCCGCCCGGACCGCCTGCTCCGGGACAACCCGGTGCTCCTGCTGTCCGCGCTCCAGGCTCCCGGCACGGTCGCGGGGCTGATCGCGACGTGGCATCCGGGCTGGCGGCCGGCGGACCACCCCGTGGACGGCCCCGTGGACGCCTCCGTCGATCGCCCCGCGGACGCCCCCGCGCCGCCCGCGCCCACGCCCCTGGCCGACGACATCCGCTGGCACGGCCCCCTGCGCCTGACCCCCATGCTCCGCGCCGACGCGGGCCTGCCGGCCACCGGCCCGGCGGCCTCGCTCGGCCTGGCCTACGTGGCCGAGGCGCGGCGTGCCCGCACCAAGATCGGCGACAGCCGGCACGCGGACCTGCTGCGCCTGCGCTACCCGCAGGGCCTGCCGGCCGGCGCCGAGGCCGAGGCCTGGCACCTGGTGCGCGGGCTGGCCAAGCGGCTGCGCGGTGTGGCGCGCCTGCCCGGCGGCCCCGTCCACGCCCCGCACCAGGACGCGCCGCTGCCGGGTGACGCCGACCATGCCGTCTTCGGCCACGAGATGCTGCCGTGGATCGTGCTGCGCGAGATCCTGCGGCCGATCGTCCCGGAGCTGACCCGCGAGGTGGTTCGCGGCGCCGGCGGCTACATCCTGCGGCACCGCGATCTGCTGGAGGTGCGGGTGCGTCCGGCGGGGCCGGGGACCCGGCTGCCGCACGCGCTGCGGGGCCGTGCCGACGAAGCCTGGCCGCGCTGTATCTACGAGTTCTGTGATACCTCGCCTATCTGCCGCGTCCTGCGCTTCCGCGCCCGGCCGGCGCGCCGGCCGGGCACCCGGCTCGGGCCGGTGCCGCGCTGATCGCCGAGGTCACAGGCGGTGTCCACCTCGATGCGGACGGTTTCCCCGAGGAAACCAGGACGTTCACCACCAGATGACACGGTCCTGACGCCGGACTGCGGGTAATGCCCGCACCCCCGGTAATGGGGGTTACAAAAACTCGATACTGAGGTAGGCTAACTTTCGCACCCGAGGCGGTCGGGCCCCGGGGCACCGAAGCACCCTTGGGGGGCCTGCCCAGCCGTGAAGTCAGCCACCTTCTCCTCGCTGTCGATCCGCAACTACCGTCTTTTCGCCAGCGGCATGGTGGTGTCGAACACCGGCATCTGGATGCAGCGCATCGCGCAGGACTGGCTCGTCGTCTCGCTCACCGGCTCCGGGACCGACCTGGGCATCGTCACCGCGCTGCAGTTCGGACCGGCCCTGATATTCAGCCTGTGGGGCGGCGCGCTGGCCGACCGCTACCGCAAGAACCGCCTGCTGATGCTCACCGCGGCCCTGACCGGGCTGTGCGCGCTGGTGCTGGGCCTGCTGGTGGTCTCCAACGCGGTGCAGCTGTGGCAGGTGTACGTCATCGCGCTGATCGGCGGCACGGTCACCGCCTTCGACAACCCCGCGCGCCAGTCCTTCGTGATCGAGCTGGTCGGGCCCGAGGACCTGCCGAACGCGGTCTCGCTGAACGCCGCCACCTTCAACCTGGCGCGGATGCTCGGCCCGGCGCTGGCCAGCCTGGCGCTCGCGGTCATGGACGTGGGCTGGGTGTTCATCACCAACGCGCTCACCACGCTGGCGATCATCACCGCGCTGGCCCTGATCCGCCGCGAGGAGCTGCACGCGCCGGTCCCGATCGTGCGCGCCAAGGGCCAGTACCGCGAGGCCTTCAGCTACCTGCGCACCCGCCCGGACCTGGTGGCCGTGCTGGCCTGCATGTTCTTCCTGGCCACCTTCGGGCTGAACTTCCAGCTCACCAGCACCCTGATGGCCACCCAGACCTTCCACCTGGGCAAGGGCGTGTTCGGCCTGCTGAACATCATGCTCGCGCTCGGCGCGCTGTCCGGTGCGCTGGTCACCGCGCGCAAGCGCCGGGTCGGGGTGGCGCTGGTGCTGCTGTCCGCCTGCGGCTTCGGGCTGGCCGCGACCGTGGTCTCGCTGATGCCGAACCCGGTGCTCTACGGCGCGCTGCTGCTGCCGGTCGGGGTCATGACCATCATGGTCACCACCGCGGCCAACGCCACCATGCAGACCGGTGTCGAGCCGGAGATGCGCGGCCGCGTGATGAGCGTCTACATGGTGGTCTTCCTCGGCGGCACGCCGGTCGGCTCGCCGCTGGTCGGCTGGGTCGGCCAGCACTTCGGGGCGCGCTACGCGGTCGGCGGCGGCGGGGTGATATCGCTGGTCGCCGCGGTGATAGCGGCCTACGCGCTGGCCCGGGTGAAGGGCATGTCGGTGCGGGAGCGGGTCCTGGCGCACACGCCGCCGCGGCTGGCCGAGCGGCTGGCGGCCTGAGGGAGCCGGCGAAGGGGTGATCGCGGTGATCGCGGTGACCGAGGCGATCGAGGCGACCGACGGCGTGTGACCGGCGGGTCGCGGCGTGACATGGCCGAGAAATGCATGTGTCGCGTATCGACAACTCGCCGGTCACACGCCGTATTGTGGGTGCTCTCACAAGGTGTGAAGCACGCTGAGCAGTGCGGGCGTCCGTGTGCGGTGCAGGCGTGCTGGGGGAACCTCAAGGAGACGCATGCGCTTGTTCGTGGCGATCACGCCACCCCGTGCGGTCCTGCTGGAGGTGCGGGCTGCGGTCGACGCGCTGAAGCGGGGCAACACCCCCGGAGTCAACGCCCTGCTGCGCTGGACCCGGCCGGAGACCTGGCACATCACGGTCGCCTTCTACGGCGAGGTGTCCGAGGAGAAGGCCGCCGACCTGGCCGACCGGCTGGGACGGGTCGCGGCGCGCACCACGCCGATGGAGCTGTCGCTGGCCGGCGCCGGGCGGTTCGGGCCGCGGGCGCTGTGGTTCGGCGTGCAGGGCCAGTGCGACCGGCTGGGGCGGCTGGCCGAGGCCGCCGGGGCCGCGGCGCGCCGGTGCCACATCCGGGTGGAGGACCGTCCCTACCGGCCGCACCTGACGCTGGCCCGGGTCAACGGCGTGCCGCGCGGTGTCACGCACGACGACCAGACCGGGCCGCTGGACCTGGCGCCGATCGTGGACCGCTTACGGACCTTCCGCTCGCCGGGCTGGCTGGCCGGCGAGGTCGAGCTGTTCACGGTCGCCGAGGCCGGCGGGGAGAGCGCGGCCCACGCGGCCCCGGCCGGGAACGGGGCCAACGGCGCCAACGGGGCCGGCCCCTACAAACGCTACGAACGCGTCGCGCACTGGCCGCTGACCGGACGCTGAACGATCCGCATTACCCTGGAGCGGTGAACACACGTACCCGCTCCAGGGTCGTCAGCTTCGTCCTGGTGGCGATCCTCGCCGTCGTGGTGATCGCCGCCGCCCTGCGCTGACGGCGCCGATCAGAGCAACCGAGCCGGCCGAGCCGGCCGAGCCCGCTCAGCCCAGGCGTTCCACGACGTAGTCGATGCTGGCCGTCAGCTTGTCGATGTCGTCGGGCTCGACCGCCGGGAACATCGCGATCCGCAGCTGGTTCCGGCCGAGCTTGCGGTAGGCGTCGGTGTCGACGATCCCGTTCTCCCGCAGCGCCGCCGAGACCTTGTCCGCGCTGATTCCCTCGGCCAGGTCGACGGTGCCGACCACCTGCGAGCGCTGCGCCGGGTCGGCCACGAACGGCGTGGTGTACTCCGTGCGCTCGGCCCAGGCGTACAGCCGCGAGGAGCTGTCGGCGGTCCGCGCGGTGGCCCAGGCCAGCCCGCCGTTGCCGTTCAGCCAGTCCAGCTGCTCGGCCATCAGGAACAGCGTCGCCACCGACGGGGTGTTGTAGGTCTGGTTCTTCGAGGAGTTGTCGATCGCCGTCGGCAGGCTGAAGAACGGCGGGATGTAGCGGTCGGTCCCGGCGATCTCCGCGGCGCGTTCCAGGGCGGCCGGCGAGAAGACGCCGATCCACAGGCCGCCGTCGGAGGCGAAGCACTTCTGCGGGGCGAAGTAGTAGACGTCGGTCTCGGTGATGTCCACCGGCAGCCCGCCGGCCCCGGACGTGGCGTCC contains:
- a CDS encoding Gfo/Idh/MocA family protein, with amino-acid sequence MAKRLRVGIIGAGGIAGVHAEAYARMPETVEVTAVADVNRAAAEALAGKLGATPHEDYRAMVSAVDAVDICLPHHLHADAAIAAAKAGKHILCEKPLCMTPDEAAQVRQAVREAGVTLMCAHNQLFLPAVAAAKAVLTAGELGDVYEVRTNDAFRTTLTAESAGWRGSAATSGGGELIDTGYHPSYLLLHLAGGRPAQVTAMLANHRLDFLDAEDSAQVLVRFDNGVVGNIATSWAYQPPADTERFAVFGSNGSLRGGGEWLHLETVDGGSRSERFPAVDTFAAEIAHFVHCVTTGERPPHTEVEGSVVLDLIMAAYRSAEAGAVVAV
- a CDS encoding MFS transporter, with the protein product MTAPTAVSAAQAPDSGPVSADRSLWHHPDFLKFWFGETVSLLGTQVSNLALPLTAISTFHASDADVGVLRFLQLAPYIGLALVFGAWADRVRRRHVMIATNLVRMVLVGLVPVLAAAHALSMPVLLVIACAVGVASVLFDVSWMPYAPTLVDGDERRYVEVSAKMGMSSSASDVAGPGLAGLLVSVLSAPTALIVDACSYAVSVTSLLAVRKREPRPAPAARRNLPREIREGLAWVFGTRILRWLAVVGFCCNFSMITVWTMFLLYGTQDLHLAASALGAIFATASVGGLIGAVASRKVIARFRLGRVYFWAQSALLAGPALIAVAGGPKPAVAALVTASFFTTYLGLGIANVVIVSLRQAATPQALLSRMTACFRMLLFGGGALGGLTAGLLSGAIGDRNALIAAAVFSGAVIVALVLSPVSRLRELPV
- a CDS encoding aminotransferase class V-fold PLP-dependent enzyme gives rise to the protein MYNDDSATLATAEALLNVAALRAETPGCAEVIHFNNAGCGLIPAPVLREMVEHLDLEARIGGYEAAARQAEAVAGFYTATGAVINAAPQNIAFASSATHAFATGLSAIPFEPDDVILTTRNDFISNQIAFLSLRKRFGVRVVHAPDTREGGVDVAAMADLMREHRPRLVAATHIPTNSGLVQPVAEIGRHCRELDLLYLVDACQSAGQIPVDVEAIGCDLLTATCRKYLRGPRGSGFLYVSDRVLDAGYEPLFIDMYGSRWVAPDRYQPVETAKRFEDWEFPYATLLGCAAAARYATAVGVEAGSTRALALAAELRSMLHTIRGVRVLEHGAALGALVTFTIEGWKPQPFKAAMDARGINSALSFREFAVYDFGDKDVDWCLRLSPHYYNTEEEVAAVAVAVAELAATGAAAASATSAARRVVR
- a CDS encoding PLP-dependent aminotransferase family protein encodes the protein MNDDSTTVALADSLRRLADRLSPGDRLPSSRDLIAEHQVSPVTVARAIARLVAEGVVVTRTGSGTFVAPRARQGSAIADTAWQTVALADRFVGGDQITAALGPAPEGTILLDGGYLHRSLQPTGLLGSALARAARRIDVWDRAPVAGLEALRAMFARSVGSGVGAQDVLITSGGQSALSLAFRALAAPGGPILMESPTYPVAVEAARAAGLRPVPVPMDDDGIRPDLLAEAFAMTGARVLYCQPTFHNPTGTVLTPERRRQVVAIARASGAFLVEDDFARLLGHGGPVPPPLARDDRDGTVVSLTSLTKPAAPSLRVGALVARGPVMERLRALRRLDDFFVARPMQEAALEILGSPAWDRHLRTLSTALRERCALAAAAVAIARPDWTVTRVPAGGLHLWIRLAPGEDDLAVVRGARDRGVAVSPGRGYFAAEAPAAYVRVGFAAAAHHAELSEGIRRLTASD
- a CDS encoding serine hydrolase domain-containing protein, coding for MSAAAAGVVVGVSREGLRTVETDGPLDADGSSVFRIASLTKPLTAAATVRAFAQHGIPLTTPAIELLPALAADWRADAAITVEQLLAQVSGLCESVDGATVAALGQGPDVLTEAARLVVRAGNDREPGESWSYYNGNYFLVGCLLAAVTGSAYEQALDTMLLAPWGLAHTGFATPATGLRGEYALITGWDDQTPLPVEDYPRGRRPSGGLWSCADDYLSFAEHLLDDPALLDEIRRPRTRAEDRMTYGLAWALGPSGQMYLNGRLNGYRSAVLLAPEHGYASVALGNQTQLLPRMAKRLSDLQRGLTGDDLAVELDAFAE